One window of Streptomyces sp. SUK 48 genomic DNA carries:
- a CDS encoding nucleotide disphospho-sugar-binding domain-containing protein: protein MRILVTASCSEGLVLPLVPIAWALRSAGHEVLVTAPANMAGVITDAGLPFAECHPAVEMPEVLSYDREGNAVPMPRGEENLLPHIGRGYARLAVRLLDGVRALAGRWRPDLIVTETYGFVGPLIAAELSLPWVEQGMRLSSPPSITRAGVDELRPELAASGRADLPPALLSLDLCPPGLRPQDRPGSLRMRFVPYNGRMENLPGWVLVPRERPRVCLTFGTRVPLNRSPIRGGFSMLEELTHRLPELGAEVVVGAADSVVRDLGALPDGVRAAAQLPMGQILPSCDLVVHHGGVGTTLTALTAGVPQLAIPVIAEVWESARLLTAAGAARQVPFAEASADAVVQAAAAMLKDPSYGERARLLRSEIAELPSPADAVRTIEGLVAAG, encoded by the coding sequence ATGAGAATCCTAGTGACGGCCTCCTGTTCGGAGGGGCTCGTGCTGCCGCTGGTCCCGATCGCGTGGGCGCTCAGGTCGGCGGGCCACGAGGTGCTCGTGACGGCGCCGGCGAACATGGCCGGTGTCATCACCGACGCGGGGCTCCCCTTCGCCGAGTGCCATCCCGCCGTCGAGATGCCCGAGGTGCTGTCGTACGACCGTGAAGGCAACGCGGTGCCCATGCCGCGCGGTGAGGAGAACCTGCTGCCGCACATCGGCCGGGGCTACGCCCGGCTGGCCGTCCGGCTCCTCGACGGGGTCCGGGCCCTCGCCGGGCGATGGCGGCCCGACCTGATCGTCACCGAGACCTACGGCTTCGTCGGACCGCTGATCGCCGCCGAACTGTCCCTCCCCTGGGTCGAGCAGGGCATGCGGCTCAGCTCACCGCCGTCCATCACCCGGGCCGGCGTCGACGAACTGCGCCCGGAACTGGCGGCGTCGGGGCGCGCCGATCTGCCCCCCGCCCTGCTCTCCCTGGACCTGTGCCCGCCCGGACTGCGTCCGCAGGACCGCCCGGGCTCCCTGCGTATGCGGTTCGTTCCCTACAACGGGCGGATGGAGAACCTGCCCGGCTGGGTGCTCGTGCCGCGGGAACGTCCTCGCGTGTGCCTGACGTTCGGGACCCGGGTGCCGCTCAACCGGTCGCCGATCCGGGGCGGGTTCTCCATGCTGGAGGAACTGACGCACCGCCTTCCGGAGCTCGGGGCGGAGGTCGTGGTGGGCGCCGCCGACTCCGTCGTCCGCGATCTGGGAGCACTGCCCGACGGGGTACGGGCCGCCGCCCAGCTGCCGATGGGCCAGATCCTGCCCTCGTGCGACCTGGTCGTGCACCACGGGGGCGTCGGTACGACCCTCACGGCGCTCACCGCCGGAGTGCCGCAACTGGCGATCCCGGTGATCGCCGAGGTCTGGGAGTCGGCACGGCTGCTGACGGCCGCCGGTGCCGCCCGGCAGGTGCCGTTCGCCGAGGCGAGCGCGGACGCGGTGGTCCAGGCCGCCGCGGCCATGCTGAAGGACCCGTCGTACGGCGAGCGGGCACGGCTGCTGCGGTCGGAGATCGCGGAGCTGCCCAGCCCGGCGGACGCGGTGCGGACGATCGAGGGGCTGGTCGCGGCCGGCTGA
- a CDS encoding ketoacyl-ACP synthase III family protein: protein MRYDDLFIAGVGSFLPKTVDVDEAITAGAYDVEEQRDSGQRSVTVAGPDDSQPEMATRAAREALGRSGRAPADVALLLHAVTSHNGLDGWNAAAHLQRRVLDGGGVSFEIRQLSNGALGSVELAAAYLAGAPGRDAAIITAADRFAEPAWDRWRSQWGLVFGDGASAVVLSRSGGFARVRSAVTVCDTELEVLHRGTLPFSAAPTEDQYPIDFRARTLDSSLIMGFEEAERRITAGLRAAAERALTEAGTTAADVRHCVVPHFGRELLRKQCLEPLGIELERTTWEWGAQVGHLGAADQFAGLAYLTESGQLAPGDQLLLVSMGGGFNWTCVVADVVTDPDWAL, encoded by the coding sequence ATGCGCTACGACGATCTCTTCATCGCCGGGGTCGGCTCCTTCCTGCCCAAGACGGTCGACGTCGACGAGGCCATCACGGCCGGCGCGTACGACGTGGAGGAGCAACGGGACAGCGGCCAGCGGTCGGTGACCGTCGCCGGCCCCGACGACTCCCAGCCGGAGATGGCGACGCGGGCCGCGCGGGAGGCCCTCGGGCGGTCCGGCCGCGCCCCCGCCGACGTGGCTCTGCTGCTGCACGCGGTCACCAGCCACAACGGCCTGGACGGCTGGAACGCGGCGGCCCATCTGCAGCGGCGGGTACTGGACGGCGGCGGAGTCTCCTTCGAGATACGGCAATTGTCGAACGGGGCCCTGGGCAGCGTCGAACTGGCCGCCGCCTATCTGGCGGGGGCACCCGGCCGGGACGCCGCGATCATCACCGCGGCCGACCGGTTCGCCGAGCCCGCCTGGGACCGCTGGCGCTCCCAGTGGGGGCTGGTCTTCGGCGACGGGGCGAGCGCGGTGGTGCTGTCGCGCTCCGGAGGGTTCGCGCGGGTACGGTCCGCCGTCACCGTGTGCGACACGGAACTGGAAGTGCTGCACCGGGGCACCCTGCCCTTCAGCGCGGCCCCGACCGAGGACCAGTACCCCATCGACTTCCGCGCCCGCACCCTCGACTCGTCCCTGATCATGGGCTTCGAGGAGGCGGAACGCAGAATCACCGCCGGACTGCGCGCGGCGGCGGAGCGGGCGCTGACGGAGGCCGGCACCACGGCGGCCGACGTGCGGCACTGCGTCGTGCCGCACTTCGGCCGGGAACTCCTGCGCAAGCAGTGCCTGGAGCCGCTCGGGATCGAGCTGGAGCGGACCACGTGGGAATGGGGTGCCCAGGTGGGGCACCTCGGCGCCGCCGACCAGTTCGCCGGGCTCGCCTACCTCACCGAGTCCGGACAGCTCGCCCCGGGCGATCAGCTGCTGCTGGTGAGCATGGGCGGCGGCTTCAACTGGACCTGTGTCGTCGCCGATGTCGTGACGGACCCCGACTGGGCGCTGTGA
- a CDS encoding type I polyketide synthase produces the protein MSVVSDGRPPEQSPAAEPVAIVGMACRLPGDINTPDEFWEFILAGKDAVGEIPPARWAAYEQRGPEYARAVRRTTARGGFLTRPQGFDAEFFGITPREAELMDPQQRIVLELSWEALEHAGIAPHTLAGRDAAVYMGVGSDDYGRRLLEDLPRIEGWTGIGASLCAVANRVSYTLDLRGPSVSLDTACSSSLAAVHLGCAALRAGETGLALVGGVNVIAAPGLSMVLDAAGATSPGGRSRPFDADADGYGRGEGAGIVVLKRLSDAHRDGDRVLAVIRGSAVSQDGRTNGIMAPNGEAQQEVARLALGRAGVSPASVDYIEAHGTGTRAGDPIEAAALSAVFGAGRAPDRPGLIGSVKSNIGHLEAGAGIAGVIKTVLALTHGEIPPQAGFLTPNPAIPWADSGLRVAAHRTPWPDGDHPRRAGVSAFGYGGTVAHVLLEEAPPNGGTSKSPGGARDTAPPSTAQLYPVSGASAAAVRAYAGRLADTVDRDGGAAELADLRHTLWHGRTHLAHRAAVVAKDAASLRYELRKLAAGQPAAGTVTGSAPLTGPADAVWVFSGHGAQWSGMGRELLTEEPAFAAVIDEIEPVFQEELGFSPRAALLDGDHGGVDRVQALLFAVQTGIAAVWHAQGLAPAAVIGHSVGEVAAAVEAGVFGLADGARLICRRSAQVGKAAGGGAMAMVPLPFDTVRAMLADDGDVVAAIQSSPGSTVVAGTPDAVRAFGERCAEQGTPVRPVASDVAFHSPQMDPLLPGLRRALGDLSPSAPRLTVYPTALDDPRADPPRDAEYWAANLRNPVRLADAVTAAVEDGHRLFLEVSAHPVVSHSIGETLESLNATDGFVTGSLRRDRPERATLLGSLGALHCHGCRVGLTAQGTAGSRVELPGVVWQHRDHWRELPADDAWRAQGHDAGTGTLLGSPVDVADAAPLRVWRTVLDLDNRPYPGRHPVRGVEIVPATVLLRTLLVAGAAGSLCDVAFLTPLTPAAPREVQVLVRDGAASIVSRPYDAGAEPSATGAAWQTHTTALAGGPPAARPDLDLGAVRARCTRALPPGAAAERLRTTGITDTGFAWETPELAVAPGELLARIRVVDVSGGSGTSRVSATSGADASAGDWPAVLDAALSVAPMVFDGEPGLRLVSRLAGLALTAPPPERPLVHVKVTAGEETCVDIVVTDDEGRVAGCLTGLRYAALDGAPSSAGLGPGTLVHRMDWRPVTRAARSAPPRTLVVVGDGIGTGAQWARQAEAADTRHVLLAGVEELGALVADLDDRDAVLLWTGADESGDAGLTDPGLTDPGRTDPGRTDPGRTDPGRTDPGRTDPGPTDADRAEERAWTLVRAAQILAGAGRLRLPKLWLGTVGLREGAGSRALWQAPLWGLGQIVGGEHPEFWGGIVDLDPSGPDAEAGAATLLDVLGGGGPAEVFAPRAGELLAARLVPADDAPGRAPLVCRPDATYLITGGLGVLGRYVAEWLVARGARRLVLAGRTALPPRSTWDTVTDPAWRERITAVRALEARGVTVRTVAVDVADAARLAAVLDTDALGLPPIRGVVHAAGVLDNRLLGGLTRDSLHAVMRPKAVGALVLDQLFPPGSVDFIALFSSVGQLLGLTGQASYAAANGFLDGLARRRAAAGHDDMLSLCWTSWRGAGMAVNDVVDEELRNVGVSDISAEEAFWAWDQASRYRYPQVAVFRTLPDADGTVRLPVLRELDFGAASTEAAAAPDDIATTLAAVTAEERRAWMLGEVGAQVVAETRTDAEHLDVNRPLTALGVDSVITLAIRNRLERRLGLSLPATLLWQLPTVSAISDHLLDLLLPPGATDGDPVPAPAGTSTADSRG, from the coding sequence TTGTCAGTCGTCAGTGACGGTCGTCCCCCCGAGCAGTCGCCCGCCGCGGAACCTGTGGCCATCGTCGGCATGGCCTGTCGGCTGCCCGGAGACATCAACACCCCGGACGAGTTCTGGGAGTTCATCCTCGCCGGCAAGGATGCCGTCGGCGAGATCCCGCCCGCCCGCTGGGCGGCGTACGAGCAGCGGGGGCCCGAGTACGCGCGAGCCGTGCGCCGCACCACCGCACGCGGCGGGTTCCTCACCCGCCCGCAGGGCTTCGACGCCGAGTTCTTCGGCATCACGCCACGCGAGGCGGAACTGATGGACCCGCAGCAGCGCATCGTGCTGGAACTCTCCTGGGAGGCTCTGGAGCACGCGGGCATCGCGCCGCACACGCTCGCGGGCCGCGACGCCGCCGTGTACATGGGCGTCGGCTCCGACGACTACGGGCGCCGGCTGCTGGAGGACCTGCCGCGGATCGAGGGCTGGACCGGCATCGGCGCCTCCTTGTGCGCCGTCGCCAACCGGGTTTCGTACACCCTCGACCTGCGCGGCCCCAGTGTCTCCCTGGACACCGCGTGCTCCTCGTCGCTGGCCGCCGTCCATCTCGGCTGCGCGGCGCTGCGGGCCGGCGAGACCGGCCTCGCCCTCGTCGGCGGGGTCAACGTGATCGCGGCTCCGGGCCTGTCCATGGTGCTCGACGCGGCCGGCGCCACCTCGCCCGGCGGCCGTTCCCGGCCCTTCGACGCCGACGCCGACGGGTACGGGCGCGGCGAGGGCGCGGGGATCGTCGTACTGAAACGCCTGTCCGACGCGCACCGGGACGGCGACCGCGTCCTCGCCGTGATCCGGGGCAGCGCCGTCTCCCAGGACGGGCGGACCAACGGGATCATGGCGCCCAACGGCGAGGCCCAGCAGGAGGTGGCCCGGCTCGCCCTGGGGCGGGCCGGTGTCTCCCCGGCGAGCGTCGACTACATCGAGGCGCACGGCACCGGCACCCGGGCCGGCGACCCCATCGAGGCCGCCGCCCTGAGCGCCGTGTTCGGGGCCGGCCGGGCACCGGACCGGCCGGGGCTGATCGGCTCCGTCAAGAGCAACATCGGTCACCTGGAGGCCGGCGCCGGCATCGCCGGTGTCATCAAGACCGTCCTCGCCCTGACGCACGGGGAGATACCCCCGCAGGCAGGCTTCCTGACCCCCAACCCGGCCATCCCCTGGGCCGATTCGGGGCTGCGCGTCGCCGCGCACCGCACCCCGTGGCCCGACGGCGACCACCCGCGCCGGGCCGGCGTCTCCGCCTTCGGCTACGGCGGCACGGTCGCCCACGTGCTCCTCGAGGAGGCGCCCCCAAACGGCGGCACGTCCAAGTCCCCCGGCGGCGCCCGGGACACCGCACCCCCTTCCACGGCCCAGCTGTACCCGGTCTCCGGCGCGTCCGCGGCAGCGGTGCGCGCGTACGCCGGCCGCCTCGCCGACACGGTGGACCGGGACGGCGGAGCCGCCGAACTCGCCGATCTGCGGCACACCTTGTGGCACGGGCGGACCCATCTCGCCCACCGGGCCGCCGTGGTCGCCAAGGACGCCGCGTCCCTGCGCTACGAACTGCGCAAGCTCGCCGCGGGTCAGCCCGCCGCCGGAACCGTCACCGGCAGCGCCCCGCTCACCGGACCCGCCGACGCCGTCTGGGTGTTCTCCGGACACGGCGCCCAGTGGAGCGGCATGGGTCGCGAACTGCTCACCGAGGAACCGGCGTTCGCCGCCGTCATCGACGAGATCGAGCCGGTCTTCCAGGAAGAGCTCGGCTTCTCCCCGAGAGCGGCGCTGCTGGACGGCGACCACGGGGGCGTCGACCGCGTCCAGGCGCTGCTGTTCGCGGTGCAGACGGGCATCGCCGCCGTGTGGCACGCCCAGGGCCTCGCTCCCGCCGCCGTGATCGGTCACTCCGTCGGAGAGGTGGCCGCGGCCGTGGAGGCGGGCGTGTTCGGCCTCGCCGACGGCGCCCGCCTCATCTGCCGGCGCTCCGCGCAGGTCGGGAAGGCCGCGGGCGGCGGCGCCATGGCCATGGTGCCGCTGCCCTTCGACACCGTACGCGCGATGCTCGCGGACGACGGCGATGTCGTCGCGGCCATCCAGTCCTCGCCCGGGTCCACCGTGGTGGCCGGCACACCCGACGCGGTCCGGGCCTTCGGCGAACGCTGCGCCGAACAGGGCACGCCGGTCCGGCCGGTCGCCTCCGACGTCGCGTTCCACAGCCCGCAGATGGACCCGCTGCTGCCCGGCCTGCGGCGCGCCCTCGGGGACCTTTCACCGTCCGCGCCCAGGCTCACGGTCTACCCCACGGCGCTGGACGACCCGCGCGCCGATCCGCCGCGCGACGCCGAGTACTGGGCGGCCAACCTGCGCAATCCGGTACGGCTCGCGGATGCCGTCACCGCCGCGGTCGAGGACGGCCACCGCCTCTTCCTGGAGGTGTCCGCCCACCCCGTGGTGTCACACTCCATCGGCGAGACGCTGGAGAGCCTGAACGCGACGGACGGCTTCGTCACCGGCTCGCTGCGCCGCGACCGGCCCGAGCGGGCCACGCTGCTGGGCTCCCTCGGGGCGCTGCACTGCCACGGCTGCCGGGTCGGCCTCACCGCGCAGGGCACCGCAGGCTCCCGGGTCGAACTGCCCGGCGTCGTATGGCAGCACCGCGACCACTGGCGTGAACTCCCGGCCGACGACGCCTGGCGCGCCCAGGGGCACGACGCCGGCACGGGCACGCTCCTCGGATCGCCGGTCGACGTGGCGGACGCCGCCCCGCTGCGGGTCTGGCGCACCGTCCTCGACCTCGACAACCGGCCCTACCCCGGGCGGCATCCGGTGCGCGGCGTCGAGATCGTGCCCGCCACCGTGCTGCTGCGCACCCTGCTCGTCGCCGGCGCCGCCGGAAGTCTGTGCGACGTCGCCTTCCTCACCCCGCTCACCCCGGCCGCACCGCGGGAGGTGCAGGTCCTCGTACGGGACGGGGCGGCGTCCATCGTGTCCCGGCCGTACGACGCCGGCGCCGAGCCGTCCGCCACCGGCGCCGCCTGGCAGACCCACACCACCGCGCTGGCCGGCGGGCCCCCCGCCGCCCGGCCGGACCTCGACCTGGGCGCCGTTCGCGCGCGCTGCACACGCGCACTGCCCCCGGGGGCCGCCGCCGAACGGCTGCGCACGACCGGCATCACCGACACCGGCTTCGCCTGGGAGACACCGGAACTGGCCGTGGCGCCCGGTGAACTCCTCGCCCGGATCAGGGTCGTCGACGTGTCCGGCGGATCGGGGACGTCCAGGGTGTCCGCCACCTCCGGCGCGGACGCGTCCGCCGGCGACTGGCCCGCCGTGCTCGACGCGGCCCTGTCGGTGGCGCCGATGGTCTTCGACGGCGAACCCGGCCTGCGCCTCGTCTCCCGGCTCGCCGGACTCGCGCTGACCGCCCCGCCGCCCGAGCGGCCGCTCGTCCACGTCAAGGTCACGGCGGGCGAGGAGACGTGTGTCGACATCGTCGTCACCGACGACGAGGGCCGCGTCGCGGGGTGCCTCACGGGCCTGCGCTACGCCGCACTCGACGGCGCCCCCTCGTCCGCCGGTCTCGGCCCTGGCACCCTGGTGCACCGGATGGACTGGCGGCCGGTCACCCGCGCCGCACGGTCCGCGCCGCCGCGCACGCTGGTCGTCGTCGGCGACGGAATTGGTACCGGCGCGCAATGGGCACGACAGGCCGAGGCGGCGGACACCCGCCATGTCCTGCTGGCCGGTGTGGAGGAACTCGGCGCCCTGGTCGCGGACTTGGACGACCGTGACGCCGTACTGCTCTGGACGGGCGCGGACGAGTCCGGCGATGCCGGCCTGACCGACCCCGGCCTGACCGACCCCGGCCGGACCGACCCCGGCCGGACCGACCCCGGCCGGACCGACCCCGGCCGGACCGACCCCGGCCGGACCGACCCCGGCCCGACCGACGCCGACCGGGCCGAGGAGCGGGCGTGGACCCTCGTGCGTGCCGCGCAGATCCTCGCCGGCGCGGGCCGGCTGCGCCTGCCCAAGCTGTGGCTGGGCACGGTGGGGCTCCGCGAGGGCGCGGGAAGCCGGGCGCTGTGGCAGGCCCCGCTGTGGGGCCTCGGCCAGATCGTCGGAGGCGAACACCCCGAGTTCTGGGGCGGCATCGTCGACCTCGACCCCAGCGGCCCCGACGCCGAGGCGGGCGCCGCCACGCTCCTCGACGTGCTGGGCGGCGGGGGTCCCGCCGAGGTCTTCGCCCCCCGGGCCGGTGAACTGCTCGCGGCCCGGCTCGTCCCGGCCGACGACGCGCCCGGGCGGGCCCCCCTGGTGTGCCGGCCGGACGCCACCTACCTGATCACCGGGGGCCTCGGAGTCCTCGGACGGTACGTCGCCGAGTGGCTGGTCGCCCGTGGCGCCCGCCGCCTGGTCCTGGCCGGCCGGACGGCCCTGCCGCCCCGCAGCACCTGGGACACGGTGACCGACCCGGCGTGGCGCGAGCGGATCACCGCGGTCCGCGCCCTGGAGGCGCGCGGCGTCACCGTGCGCACCGTGGCCGTGGATGTCGCCGACGCCGCGCGGCTCGCCGCCGTGCTCGACACCGACGCGCTGGGGCTGCCCCCCATCAGGGGTGTCGTGCACGCGGCAGGCGTCCTGGACAACCGGCTCCTCGGCGGTCTCACCCGCGACTCGCTGCACGCGGTCATGCGCCCCAAGGCCGTCGGCGCGCTGGTGCTGGACCAGCTCTTCCCGCCCGGCAGCGTCGACTTCATCGCGCTGTTCTCCTCCGTGGGGCAGCTGCTCGGTCTCACCGGCCAGGCGAGCTACGCGGCGGCCAACGGGTTCCTCGACGGTCTCGCGCGGCGGCGCGCCGCCGCGGGCCACGACGACATGCTCAGCCTCTGCTGGACCTCCTGGCGCGGCGCCGGCATGGCCGTCAACGACGTCGTGGACGAGGAACTGCGCAACGTGGGTGTCAGCGACATCTCGGCCGAGGAGGCGTTCTGGGCGTGGGACCAGGCATCCCGGTACCGGTATCCCCAGGTCGCCGTCTTCCGGACGCTGCCCGACGCCGACGGGACGGTACGGCTGCCCGTGCTCCGCGAGCTCGACTTCGGCGCGGCGTCCACCGAGGCCGCCGCCGCACCGGACGACATCGCCACGACCCTCGCGGCCGTCACCGCGGAGGAACGCCGCGCCTGGATGCTGGGCGAGGTCGGCGCGCAGGTCGTCGCCGAGACCCGGACGGACGCGGAGCACCTCGACGTCAACCGTCCCTTGACGGCTCTGGGCGTCGACTCGGTGATCACCCTGGCGATCCGCAACCGGCTGGAGAGGCGCCTCGGGCTGAGCCTGCCGGCGACCCTGCTGTGGCAGCTGCCCACCGTGAGCGCGATCAGTGACCACCTCCTCGACCTGCTCCTGCCGCCCGGGGCGACGGACGGCGACCCGGTCCCGGCACCCGCGGGGACTTCCACAGCGGACAGCAGAGGGTGA
- a CDS encoding nucleotide disphospho-sugar-binding domain-containing protein — translation MRVLITAYIPSHFMQIVPLGWALRAAGHQVVVAGMADVVDAAVTAGLPAVRIGTDGGFSAHVRPGHMSKDAAPAKILTARELADRRPWADMGHWWRLLVQDTSHLFTDFARRWKPDLVVSEMDYNGLITAGLIGVPAVFHRWGPDLLAPMIHHHATDALREFCVKAGLPDGFPSPDLTLDPCPPDLQFAGLPAATPVRYAPYNGVGEMPEWAHAPRRGPRIVVSLGMLGAQTMRDEWSEALVACVARAVAGLRGAEVVLPLGTAHADRLGTLPPSFRLVDPAPLNLFVGDSDLVIHHGGAGTCLTTAHFGVPQLVLAQQHPAYVGCGERVAATGSGLALDHHAVTDDGLAVGAAIDALLGDARYRLCAAEVAAGMARLPSVNDTVARLEELPGR, via the coding sequence ATGCGCGTCCTGATCACCGCCTACATCCCCAGTCACTTCATGCAGATCGTCCCGCTCGGCTGGGCACTTCGCGCCGCCGGGCACCAGGTCGTCGTCGCCGGCATGGCCGATGTGGTGGACGCCGCCGTCACGGCGGGCCTGCCCGCCGTACGGATCGGCACGGACGGGGGCTTCAGCGCACACGTCAGGCCCGGCCACATGAGCAAGGACGCCGCCCCGGCGAAGATCCTGACGGCGCGTGAACTCGCCGACCGCAGGCCCTGGGCGGACATGGGCCACTGGTGGCGGCTGCTCGTGCAGGACACCAGCCACCTGTTCACGGACTTCGCCCGCCGCTGGAAGCCGGACCTGGTCGTCTCCGAGATGGACTACAACGGGCTCATCACCGCGGGCCTGATCGGAGTGCCGGCGGTGTTCCACCGCTGGGGCCCGGACCTGCTCGCGCCGATGATCCACCACCACGCCACCGACGCGCTGCGGGAGTTCTGCGTCAAGGCCGGGCTGCCGGACGGCTTCCCCAGCCCCGACCTCACACTCGACCCCTGCCCGCCGGACCTCCAGTTCGCCGGCCTGCCGGCGGCCACCCCCGTCCGCTACGCCCCGTACAACGGGGTCGGGGAGATGCCCGAGTGGGCGCACGCCCCCCGCCGCGGCCCGCGCATCGTCGTCTCCCTCGGCATGCTCGGGGCACAGACCATGCGCGACGAGTGGAGCGAGGCCCTGGTCGCCTGTGTGGCGCGGGCCGTCGCCGGGCTGCGGGGCGCCGAGGTCGTACTGCCGCTGGGCACCGCCCACGCGGACCGGCTCGGCACGCTGCCGCCGTCGTTCCGGCTCGTCGACCCGGCGCCGCTCAACCTGTTCGTCGGCGACAGCGACCTGGTCATCCACCACGGCGGCGCCGGCACCTGTCTGACCACCGCCCATTTCGGTGTGCCCCAACTCGTCCTGGCCCAGCAGCATCCCGCCTACGTGGGCTGCGGCGAACGGGTCGCGGCGACCGGCAGTGGCCTCGCGCTGGACCATCACGCGGTCACCGACGACGGCCTCGCCGTCGGCGCGGCGATCGACGCCCTGCTCGGTGACGCGCGCTACCGGCTGTGCGCGGCCGAGGTGGCGGCCGGCATGGCCCGGCTGCCCTCCGTCAACGACACGGTGGCCCGGCTGGAGGAACTCCCGGGCCGCTGA
- a CDS encoding methyltransferase gives MTPMTTDTETGTGTAVPEAVLRMRELAHSAACAAAIRAAARLGVADAVGDTPVAVADLARTVGADADALERLVRALRCYDIFTLTADGLVGHTAFSRLLREDAPRGLKYNALWATEPWSWEVWGHLDEAVRTGKSVFPGLHAKEFFTYLHEDAPESSAVFDKAMTQSSRLSAQAIADVLDIADAGRVADIAGGQGHVLSTLMERHPSLHGILLDLPDVVAGADPRLREGGALAGRATLVPGDCRQEVPVEADVYILKNILEWDDESTVRTLRNVARAARPGARVVVMENLVDGSPEMKFTTAMDLLLLLNVGGKKHTRAGLLGLIEQAGLRVDGIRPVNSYLHLVESTVCAS, from the coding sequence CCGGCACCGGCACGGCCGTGCCCGAAGCCGTCCTGCGGATGCGGGAACTCGCGCACAGCGCGGCCTGCGCCGCCGCGATCCGTGCCGCCGCCCGGCTCGGCGTCGCCGACGCCGTCGGGGACACCCCCGTCGCCGTCGCCGACCTCGCCCGCACCGTCGGCGCGGACGCCGACGCACTGGAGCGCCTGGTACGCGCCCTGCGGTGCTACGACATCTTCACCCTGACCGCCGACGGCCTGGTCGGCCACACGGCCTTCTCCCGGCTGCTGCGCGAGGACGCGCCCCGCGGACTGAAGTACAACGCGCTGTGGGCCACCGAGCCCTGGTCCTGGGAGGTGTGGGGCCACCTCGACGAGGCCGTACGCACGGGCAAGAGCGTCTTTCCCGGGCTGCACGCGAAGGAGTTCTTCACCTACCTGCACGAGGACGCGCCCGAGTCCTCCGCCGTCTTCGACAAGGCCATGACCCAGTCGAGCCGGCTCTCCGCCCAGGCCATCGCGGACGTGCTCGACATCGCGGACGCCGGCCGGGTCGCCGACATCGCCGGCGGCCAGGGACACGTCCTGAGCACCCTCATGGAACGCCATCCGTCGCTGCACGGCATCCTGCTCGACCTGCCGGACGTCGTGGCCGGCGCCGACCCGCGGCTGCGCGAGGGGGGTGCGCTGGCCGGCCGGGCGACCCTGGTGCCCGGCGACTGCCGCCAGGAGGTCCCCGTCGAGGCGGATGTCTACATCCTGAAGAACATCCTCGAGTGGGACGACGAGAGCACGGTGCGCACACTGCGCAACGTGGCCCGGGCGGCCCGCCCCGGCGCCCGCGTCGTCGTCATGGAGAACCTCGTCGACGGCAGCCCGGAGATGAAGTTCACCACCGCCATGGACCTGCTGCTGCTCCTCAACGTGGGCGGCAAGAAGCACACCCGCGCCGGTCTGCTCGGCCTGATCGAACAAGCCGGGCTGCGCGTGGACGGGATCCGCCCGGTCAACTCGTACCTGCACCTGGTGGAGAGCACGGTATGCGCGTCCTGA